Proteins from a genomic interval of Stenotrophomonas maltophilia:
- a CDS encoding NYN domain-containing protein: MSEPEKRIALLIDADNAPASKIDEVLAEVARYGVANVRRAYGNWKSPRLKGWEAVLHEYAIRPIQQFAYSKGKNASDMAMVIDAMDLLYARNLDGFAIVSSDADFTPMVMRLLTDGVKVYGFGEKKTPEPFVNACSKFTYLEALGQTHASVPDTEQASSEQASNESVANDDVRPRKSGAEMRSDTRLVKMLRRAVSAAEGEDGWSHLGPVGSQIGNQASFDPRNYGYGKLSDLLAAIGLFELKKDGKSSYVRALPKKNR; this comes from the coding sequence ATGAGCGAACCGGAAAAGCGCATCGCCCTGTTGATCGACGCCGACAACGCGCCGGCCTCGAAGATCGACGAGGTCCTGGCCGAAGTCGCCCGCTACGGCGTGGCCAACGTGCGCCGCGCCTATGGCAACTGGAAAAGCCCGCGGTTGAAAGGCTGGGAAGCGGTGCTGCACGAATATGCGATCCGCCCGATCCAGCAGTTCGCCTACAGCAAGGGCAAGAATGCCTCGGACATGGCGATGGTGATCGATGCCATGGACCTGCTGTACGCGCGCAACCTCGATGGTTTCGCCATCGTGTCCAGCGATGCCGACTTCACCCCGATGGTGATGCGCCTGCTGACCGATGGCGTGAAGGTCTATGGCTTCGGCGAGAAGAAGACGCCGGAACCCTTCGTCAATGCGTGCTCGAAATTCACCTACCTGGAAGCGCTGGGCCAGACCCATGCCAGCGTGCCGGATACCGAACAGGCATCGAGCGAACAGGCATCGAACGAGTCGGTGGCCAACGACGATGTGCGCCCGCGCAAGAGCGGTGCGGAAATGCGCAGCGACACGCGGCTGGTGAAGATGCTGCGCCGCGCGGTGTCCGCGGCCGAGGGCGAGGATGGCTGGTCGCACCTCGGCCCGGTCGGCAGCCAGATCGGCAACCAGGCGTCGTTCGACCCGCGCAACTACGGCTACGGCAAACTCAGCGATCTGCTGGCAGCGATCGGCCTGTTCGAACTGAAGAAGGATGGCAAGTCCTCCTACGTGCGCGCGCTGCCAAAAAAGAACCGGTAG
- a CDS encoding GIY-YIG nuclease family protein: protein MAPSPRPWFLYLLECRDGSYYAGISTDVDARFAAHQAGKGARYTRSRPPLRVLAVREYPDRSAASRAEWQLKQQPRERKLAWLQALDAGLL from the coding sequence ATGGCCCCGTCCCCCCGCCCGTGGTTCCTGTACCTGCTCGAATGCCGCGATGGCAGCTATTACGCAGGTATCAGCACCGACGTGGACGCACGCTTCGCCGCCCACCAGGCGGGCAAGGGCGCGCGCTACACACGGTCGCGGCCGCCACTGCGCGTGCTGGCCGTGCGCGAATACCCGGACCGTTCCGCCGCCTCGCGCGCCGAATGGCAACTCAAGCAGCAGCCGCGCGAACGCAAGCTGGCCTGGCTGCAGGCCCTGGACGCTGGACTTCTGTAG
- a CDS encoding nuclear transport factor 2 family protein gives MSTIALLFALSAATSPAADPATIAAIEATCHDYVDGQLEADPQRVARSLHPDLAKRAVLGDTPDERLGLRRMSKEELVSLTKQGALKTPKEQWDRRCTVLDVTGNAASVRLETPWFVDYFHMGRFEQRWVIVNALWYPKPKAQ, from the coding sequence ATGTCCACGATCGCCCTGCTGTTCGCCCTTTCCGCAGCCACAAGCCCCGCCGCCGACCCGGCCACCATCGCGGCCATCGAAGCCACCTGCCATGACTACGTCGACGGCCAGCTGGAGGCGGACCCACAGCGCGTCGCCCGGTCCCTGCACCCGGACCTGGCCAAGCGCGCGGTCCTCGGTGATACACCCGATGAGCGCCTTGGACTGCGCCGGATGTCCAAGGAAGAACTGGTCTCACTGACGAAGCAGGGCGCGCTGAAGACCCCGAAGGAGCAATGGGACCGCCGCTGCACGGTACTGGATGTGACCGGCAACGCCGCCTCGGTGCGGCTGGAAACACCGTGGTTCGTCGACTACTTCCACATGGGGCGCTTCGAGCAGCGCTGGGTCATCGTCAACGCGTTGTGGTACCCGAAGCCGAAGGCGCAGTGA
- a CDS encoding XVIPCD domain-containing protein: MSTAPQDRPQLSDAQLRTLAYFAIGVASEGSNAGRNVAYQLSFAGNISGNVMTPVGNSGFSIGTLQTDLGQHPEVATQLVDAYQRWARQQQPSLELDARQRQQTVSDLQRDGDGIRAQNGRALDGTVRGHLNTFLASSDGVAFVHAHDVSQVDRLLRHGDGRRDPGGAMQQLRGTDLYQHASLDDQAKLATMLMKLENQAGLSRYPGVLRSIASGDLASVDDVKTRIDGMLPNRVVRGREQPDYLESGVEHALKGTEVFNRLRAAGPGNPMRDVFAGVSADPLASPVALAADRVHPEALHRYEVVKTLFLQNTEAPAYLDALQHGRSHAWGRPQAAGSSPATAGLYASGDDLVIWNRDGRGHAFIDGQWSTVPRAELHRQQNADGSIDLNRAPRNGMPEQLLHVEPAQPERRRAALSDPLLQQAEEAVRRLEDSRAQPFGENAQRLAASSTCLAREAGLTRIDHVVLGASPSQDGRAETLFVVQGDPSDPAHLRAQMPAAQAFATPVDTSLAQLQTMNDAHRQTDARSRQEELDHQSTLSQQARSV, encoded by the coding sequence ATGAGCACCGCACCGCAGGATCGTCCGCAGCTCAGCGATGCGCAGCTGCGCACACTGGCCTACTTCGCCATCGGCGTGGCGTCCGAGGGCAGCAACGCCGGCCGCAACGTGGCCTACCAGCTGTCCTTTGCCGGCAACATCAGCGGCAATGTCATGACGCCGGTGGGCAACAGTGGTTTTTCCATCGGCACGCTGCAGACCGATCTGGGCCAGCACCCGGAGGTGGCGACCCAGCTGGTGGACGCCTATCAGCGCTGGGCGCGCCAGCAGCAGCCCTCGCTGGAGCTTGATGCACGCCAGCGGCAGCAGACGGTTTCCGACCTGCAGCGCGATGGCGACGGCATCAGGGCACAGAATGGGCGCGCATTGGATGGGACCGTCCGCGGACATCTGAACACCTTCCTTGCATCCAGCGACGGCGTTGCGTTCGTGCATGCACACGATGTCAGCCAGGTCGACCGACTGCTCCGCCACGGCGATGGCCGCCGGGATCCTGGCGGCGCGATGCAGCAGCTGCGCGGCACGGACCTGTACCAGCATGCGTCGCTGGATGACCAGGCCAAGCTTGCCACCATGCTGATGAAGCTGGAGAACCAGGCAGGGTTGAGCCGCTATCCTGGCGTTCTGCGGTCGATTGCCAGCGGCGATCTGGCCAGCGTGGATGACGTCAAGACACGGATCGACGGCATGCTTCCCAACCGCGTCGTACGCGGCAGGGAACAGCCCGACTACCTGGAAAGCGGCGTGGAGCACGCCCTGAAGGGCACCGAGGTCTTCAACCGGTTGCGAGCCGCAGGGCCAGGCAATCCGATGCGCGATGTGTTCGCCGGTGTCTCCGCCGACCCGCTGGCCAGCCCGGTGGCGCTGGCTGCCGATCGCGTACACCCCGAGGCCCTGCATCGCTACGAAGTGGTCAAGACCCTGTTCCTGCAGAACACCGAGGCACCGGCCTACCTCGATGCCCTGCAGCACGGGCGCTCACATGCCTGGGGCCGCCCGCAGGCGGCCGGCAGCTCGCCGGCCACCGCCGGCCTGTACGCCTCCGGCGATGATCTGGTGATCTGGAACCGGGACGGTCGCGGCCACGCTTTCATCGATGGCCAGTGGTCCACCGTGCCGCGTGCGGAACTGCATCGCCAGCAGAATGCCGACGGCTCCATCGACCTCAACCGCGCCCCGCGCAACGGGATGCCCGAACAGCTGCTGCACGTCGAACCCGCACAACCGGAGCGACGGCGTGCCGCGCTTTCCGACCCGCTGCTGCAACAGGCCGAGGAGGCGGTGCGGCGCCTGGAGGACAGCCGGGCCCAGCCTTTCGGCGAAAACGCGCAACGCCTTGCAGCCAGCTCGACCTGCCTGGCCCGCGAGGCCGGGCTGACACGCATCGACCATGTCGTGCTGGGCGCCTCGCCTTCGCAGGATGGCAGGGCGGAAACGCTCTTCGTCGTGCAGGGCGATCCGTCCGACCCGGCCCATCTCAGGGCACAGATGCCGGCCGCGCAGGCATTTGCCACCCCCGTGGACACGTCATTGGCGCAGTTGCAGACGATGAATGACGCACACCGACAGACCGATGCGCGCTCCCGGCAGGAGGAGCTGGATCACCAGAGCACCCTGTCCCAGCAGGCCCGGTCAGTCTGA
- a CDS encoding NAD(P)/FAD-dependent oxidoreductase has protein sequence MSRERVPHLVVVGGGFAGLWATRALARERMRITLVDRRNHHLFQPLLYQVATAGLSAPDIAAPLRHILGHQRNVEVRLGEVVAIDKQARQIRMADGSTLDYDSLLLATGATHAYFGNDQWADDAPGLKTLDDAIALRRKLLLAFERAEAEPDPAKKAAWLSFAIVGGGPTGVELAGTLAEIARHTLRNEFRHIDPASAKVRLVEAGPRVLSSFPEVLSLKARRQLEKLGVEVLTGTPVSDIDSQGFKLGDQFVPARTVVWAAGVAASPLARTLEVPLDRAGRVQVQPDLTLPGHPELFVAGDLAALNQANGKPVPGVAPAAKQMGKYVAEVIRARLHGKPEPGPFKYADYGNLATIGRMAAIVHLGRLQLSGILAWWFWLAAHVFFLIGFRNRIVVLLNWAVAYWSYQRSARIIFGDDQDDRRPRR, from the coding sequence ATGAGTCGTGAGCGCGTTCCCCACCTGGTCGTTGTCGGCGGCGGTTTTGCCGGACTCTGGGCCACCCGTGCCCTGGCCCGCGAGCGCATGCGCATCACCCTGGTCGACCGCCGCAACCATCATCTGTTCCAGCCGCTGTTGTACCAGGTGGCCACCGCGGGCCTGTCCGCGCCGGATATCGCCGCACCGCTGCGCCACATCCTCGGCCACCAGCGCAATGTGGAAGTCCGCCTGGGCGAAGTGGTGGCCATCGACAAGCAGGCCCGGCAGATCCGCATGGCCGATGGCAGCACGCTGGACTACGACAGCCTGCTGCTGGCCACCGGCGCCACCCACGCCTACTTCGGCAACGACCAATGGGCCGATGATGCGCCCGGCCTGAAGACGCTGGACGATGCCATCGCGCTGCGCCGCAAGCTGCTGCTGGCCTTCGAACGTGCCGAGGCCGAACCGGACCCGGCAAAGAAAGCGGCGTGGCTGAGCTTTGCCATCGTTGGCGGTGGACCCACCGGCGTCGAACTGGCCGGCACCCTGGCCGAAATCGCGCGGCATACGCTGCGCAATGAATTCCGCCACATCGACCCGGCCAGCGCCAAGGTGCGGCTGGTCGAAGCAGGCCCACGCGTGCTGTCCTCGTTCCCGGAAGTACTTTCGTTGAAGGCGCGCCGGCAGCTGGAAAAGCTCGGCGTGGAAGTGCTGACCGGTACCCCGGTGAGCGACATCGACAGCCAGGGTTTCAAGCTCGGCGATCAGTTCGTGCCGGCACGCACCGTGGTCTGGGCCGCCGGCGTTGCCGCTTCACCGCTGGCGCGCACGCTGGAGGTGCCGCTGGACCGCGCCGGACGCGTGCAGGTGCAACCGGACCTGACCCTGCCCGGTCATCCCGAGCTGTTCGTGGCCGGCGACCTGGCCGCGCTGAACCAGGCCAACGGCAAGCCGGTACCCGGTGTGGCGCCCGCGGCCAAGCAGATGGGCAAGTACGTGGCCGAGGTCATCCGCGCGCGCCTGCACGGCAAGCCCGAACCCGGTCCGTTCAAGTACGCCGACTACGGCAATCTGGCCACCATCGGCCGCATGGCCGCCATCGTGCACCTGGGCAGACTGCAGCTGTCGGGCATCCTGGCCTGGTGGTTCTGGCTGGCCGCGCACGTGTTCTTCCTGATCGGTTTCCGCAACCGCATCGTGGTACTGCTGAACTGGGCCGTGGCGTACTGGAGCTACCAGCGCAGTGCGCGCATCATCTTCGGCGATGACCAGGACGACCGACGGCCGAGGCGCTAG
- a CDS encoding glutathione S-transferase family protein: MLKIWGRRNSSNVRKVLWCAEEIGLPYESIEVGGSHGGTQTPEYQAMNPNSLVPVIEDHGLPLWESNAIVRYLSARYALGTLYAEDPMERAQAEKWMDWSTSRMAPLYSDLVWGIMRTAPADRDESRINAAIVRAGDYLAMADATLARQPWLSGDTFAMGDIPLGSQIYAWFELPIQRPELPHLAEWYARLRERPAYQRGVMSPLT, from the coding sequence ATGTTGAAGATCTGGGGCCGTCGCAATTCCAGCAACGTCCGCAAGGTGTTGTGGTGTGCCGAGGAGATCGGCCTGCCGTACGAGTCCATCGAAGTCGGTGGCAGCCACGGCGGCACGCAGACGCCGGAATACCAGGCGATGAATCCCAACAGCCTGGTGCCGGTGATCGAAGACCACGGCCTGCCGTTGTGGGAGTCCAATGCCATCGTGCGCTACCTGAGCGCGCGCTATGCGCTGGGCACGCTGTACGCTGAAGACCCGATGGAACGCGCCCAGGCCGAGAAGTGGATGGACTGGAGCACCTCGCGGATGGCGCCGCTGTACAGCGACCTGGTCTGGGGCATCATGCGCACCGCGCCAGCCGACCGCGACGAATCGCGGATCAATGCCGCCATCGTGCGTGCCGGGGACTACCTTGCGATGGCTGATGCAACCCTGGCCAGGCAGCCGTGGCTGTCGGGCGATACGTTCGCGATGGGCGACATCCCGCTGGGCTCGCAGATCTACGCGTGGTTCGAACTGCCGATCCAGCGCCCGGAGCTGCCGCACCTGGCTGAATGGTACGCCCGCCTTCGCGAGCGCCCCGCCTACCAGCGCGGCGTGATGTCGCCTCTGACGTAG